The Salminus brasiliensis chromosome 8, fSalBra1.hap2, whole genome shotgun sequence genome has a window encoding:
- the LOC140561267 gene encoding uncharacterized protein, protein MFHFIPWNFSISMSLETFQSVNVPLSVVSILMDIFFVFCMLSQVPEQQRKKQPLNVLLGSLVGCNTALHFFTFLFVLSDFIDSLSESDSHVFYYFTAQCLLFTMRASVTSCLWLNVFYYCQIVPAQHPFLILLKRKIRHFVYAALILDKFFFLGEFIVHIASYVISQHSSYTSCYNSTDKIDNVIDNALRTDIWLRLVFFLLSLCVMLASGCATISYLQKHIKSMQTSCRSSPYLRSQMRVTITGMVQTLLYLLCSVWLVLDDFAYYVTNADFDKKAYIICTVLSLYSFGTNINLGVGQTVFREQVILIWQKLKLYMDSWIKLT, encoded by the coding sequence ATGTTTCACTTTATTCCTTGGAATTTCTCTATTTCGATGAGTCTTGAAACCTTTCAATCAGTGAATGTGCCTCTCTCTGTTGTCAGCATTCTTATGGACATATTTTTTGTCTTCTGTATGCTCTCTCAGGTTCCAGAACAACAGCGAAAGAAACAACCACTTAATGTTTTACTAGGCTCCCTTGTTGGGTGCAATACTGCTCttcattttttcacttttttgtttgttctcaGTGATTTTATAGACTCTTTGTCAGAATCAGACAgtcatgttttttattattttacggCACAGTGTTTGCTGTTTACCATGCGAGCCAGTGTCACCTCCTGCCTTTGGCTGAATGTGTTCTACTACTGTCAGATTGTTCCTGCTCAACAtccttttctcattttgttgaAAAGGAAAATCAGACACTTTGTCTATGCTGCTTTAATCCTCGATAAATTCTTCTTTTTGGGGGAGTTCATTGTTCATATTGCATCCTATGTGATAAGTCAACACAGCTCATACACAAGCTGTTATAATTCCACTGATAAAATAGACAATGTAATTGACAATGCATTAAGGACGGACATATGGTTAAGACTAGTTTTTTTCTTGCTCAGTCTTTGTGTGATGTTGGCATCAGGCTGCGCAACTATTTCATACCTGCAGAAACACATTAAAAGCATGCAGACGAGCTGTAGATCTTCTCCATATCTTCGGTCACAGATGAGGGTGACAATCACAGGCATGGTACAGACTCTCCTTTACTTGCTCTGCTCAGTCTGGCTAGTACTTGATGATTTTGCTTACTATGTCACTAATGCAGATTTTGACAAAAAAGCTTACATCATTTGCACTGTTTTATCATTGTACTCTTTTGGGACAAACATTAATTTGGGTGTTGGCCAGACAGTTTTCCGGGAGCAGGTAATTCTCATTTGGCAAAAGCTGAAGTTGTATATGGATTCCTGGATTAAATTAACATAA
- the LOC140561268 gene encoding uncharacterized protein: protein MFHFIPWNFSISMSREAFQSVNVPLSVVSILMDIFFVFCMLSQVPEQQRLKQPLNVLLGSLVGCNTALHFFTFLFVLSDFIDSLSESDSHVFYYFTAQCLLFTMRASVTSCLWLNVFYYCQIVPAQHPFLILLKRKIRHFVYAALILDKFFFLGEFIVNVAYDRYVMSQRSSYTDRCNVTNINVICYALRTDIWLRLAYFLLSLCVMLASSCATISYLQRHMKSMETSCRSPPHLQSQIRVTITGIVQTLLYFLCLVWLMLDHLAYNVTNADFDSRAYIICTVLSLYSFGTEINLGFGQAVFRQQVILIWQKLLFFKFSMPSAL, encoded by the coding sequence atGTTTCACTTCATCCCTTGGAATTTCTCAATCTCGATGAGTCGTGAAGCTTTTCAATCAGTGAATGTGCCTCTCTCTGTTGTCAGCATTCTTATGGACATATTTTTTGTCTTCTGTATGCTCTCTCAGGTCCCAGAGCAACAGCGATTGAAACAACCACTTAATGTTTTACTAGGCTCCCTTGTTGGGTGCAATACTGCTCttcattttttcacttttttgtttgttctcaGTGATTTTATAGACTCTTTGTCAGAATCAGACAgtcatgttttttattattttacggCACAGTGTTTGCTGTTTACCATGCGAGCCAGTGTCACCTCCTGCCTTTGGCTGAATGTGTTCTACTACTGTCAGATTGTTCCTGCTCAACAtccttttctcattttgttgaAAAGGAAAATCAGACACTTTGTCTATGCTGCTTTAATCCTCGATAAATTCTTCTTTTTGGGGGAGTTCATTGTTAATGTTGCATATGATAGGTATGTGATGAGTCAACGCAGCTCATACACAGACCGTTGTAATGTcacaaatataaatgtaatatgttATGCATTAAGGACGGACATATGGTTAAGACTAGCTTATTTCTTGCTCAGTCTTTGTGTGATGTTGGCATCAAGCTGTGCAACTATTTCATACCTGCAAAGACACATGAAGAGCATGGAGACGAGCTGTAGATCCCCTCCACACCTTCAGTCACAGATAAGGGTGACTATCACAGGCATTGTGCAGACTCTCCTTTACTTCCTCTGCTTAGTCTGGCTAATGCTTGATCATTTGGCTTACAATGTCACTAATGCGGATTTTGACTCAAGAGCTTACATCATTTGCACTGTTTTATCATTGTACTCTTTTGGGACAGAAATTAATTTGGGTTTTGGTCAGGCAGTATTCAGACAGCAGGTCATTCTCATTTGGCAAAAACTTCTGTTCTTTAAGTTTTCAATGCCTTCAGCtttatga
- the LOC140561271 gene encoding uncharacterized protein translates to MFDFIPWHFSISMSREAFQSVNVPLSVVSILMDIFFVLCMRSPVSEQQRMKQPLNVLLGSLVGCNTALHFFTFLFVLSDFTDSLLKSDSHGHFLTTQCLLLIMRASVTSCLWLNVFYYCQIVPAQHPFLVLLKRKIRHFVYAALILDRFLFLEGFLLHVASCVVSPCTDHYNSTNINVARDALRTDIWLRLAYFLLSLCVMLASSCATISYLKRHMKSMETSCRSSPNVRSQMRVTITGIVQTLIYLLCSVWLMLDDFAYYVTNADFDKKAYIICTVLSLYSFGTNINLGVGQTVFREQVILIWQKRFLIF, encoded by the coding sequence atgtttgaCTTCATTCCTTGGCATTTCTCTATCTCAATGAGTCGTGAAGCTTTTCAATCAGTGAATGTGCCTCTCTCTGTTGTCAGCATTCTTATGGacatcttttttgtcttatgtATGCGCTCTCCAGTGTCAGAACAACAACGAATGAAACAACCACTTAATGTTTTACTAGGCTCCCTTGTTGGGTGCAATACTGCTCTTCATTTCttcacttttttgtttgttctcagtgattttacagACTCTTTGTTGAAATCAGACAGCCATGGTCATTTTCTTACAACACAGTGTTTGCTGTTAATCATGAGAGCCAGTGTCACCTCCTGCCTGTGGCTGAATGTGTTCTACTACTGTCAGATCGTTCCTGCTCAACATCCTTTTCTCGTCTTGTTGAAAAGGAAAATCAGACACTTTGTCTATGCTGCTTTAATTCTCGATAGATTCCTATTTTTGGAGGGATTCCTTTTACATGTTGCATCCTGTGTGGTAAGTCCATGCACAGACCATTATAATTCCACTAATATAAATGTGGCACGTGATGCATTAAGGACGGACATATGGTTAAGACTAGCATATTTCTTGCTCAGTCTTTGTGTGATGTTGGCATCAAGCTGTGCGACTATTTCATACCTGAAGAGACACATGAAAAGCATGGAGACGAGCTGTAGATCTTCTCCAAACGTTCGGTCACAGATGAGGGTGACTATCACAGGCATTGTACAGACTCTCATTTACTTGCTCTGCTCAGTCTGGCTAATGCTTGATGATTTTGCTTATTATGTCACTAATGCAGATTTTGACAAAAAAGCTTACATCATTTGCACTGTTTTATCATTGTACTCTTTTGGGACAAACATTAATTTGGGTGTTGGCCAGACAGTTTTCCGAGAGCAGGTAATTCTCATTTGGCAAAAACgttttttgattttttga